One genomic segment of Dissulfurirhabdus thermomarina includes these proteins:
- a CDS encoding TIGR00730 family Rossman fold protein produces the protein MSTEHDNQQNQYVLNGLSATESWRLFRILAEFVDGFEALCRIYPAVSIFGSARAKPDSTCYQTAETIARELAKAGYSVVTGGGPGVMEAANKGAAEAGGRSIGLNIRLPHEQRPNPYATMHLDFRYFFVRKVMLVKYAVAFVCLPGGFGTLDEFFEAVTLVQTRKIKPFPIILVGSDYWKGLLKWMETEMRARGMISPGDLSLFQILDDPGQIVETIRREAPRQAESCPI, from the coding sequence ATGAGCACCGAGCACGACAACCAGCAGAACCAGTACGTCCTGAACGGATTGAGCGCCACGGAGAGCTGGCGGCTCTTCCGGATCCTGGCGGAGTTCGTGGACGGTTTCGAGGCCCTCTGCCGGATCTACCCCGCGGTCTCCATCTTCGGCTCGGCCCGGGCCAAGCCCGACAGCACCTGCTACCAGACGGCGGAAACCATCGCGCGGGAGTTGGCCAAGGCGGGCTACTCGGTGGTCACCGGGGGCGGCCCCGGCGTCATGGAGGCCGCCAACAAGGGGGCCGCCGAGGCCGGGGGCCGCTCCATCGGCCTCAACATCCGGCTCCCCCACGAGCAGCGGCCCAACCCCTACGCCACCATGCACCTGGACTTCCGCTACTTCTTCGTGCGCAAGGTCATGCTGGTGAAGTACGCCGTGGCCTTCGTCTGCCTGCCGGGCGGATTCGGCACCCTGGACGAGTTCTTCGAGGCGGTCACCCTGGTCCAGACGCGGAAGATCAAGCCCTTCCCCATCATCCTCGTGGGCAGCGACTACTGGAAGGGCCTCCTGAAGTGGATGGAAACGGAGATGCGGGCGCGGGGCATGATCTCCCCGGGAGACCTGTCGCTCTTCCAGATCCTGGACGACCCCGGGCAGATCGTGGAGACCATCCGCCGGGAGGCCCCGAGGCAGGCCGAGTCCTGCCCCATCTAG
- the mfd gene encoding transcription-repair coupling factor has protein sequence MNTDRLLDHLLAGPSPPSRAVDVTGLAGSAPAWILSRLAGRLRRPVLWVTADPARAEQAAADLAFFTSAPVLPFPAPEALPFVPMMPAPEIAARRVGTLYQAATGEGFRVVIAPVQALLRRTLPPEVLLAEVEYVAAGEEADRDGLTAWLVARGYQRTRLVQAPGEFSVRGSLLDLFPPLHDRPIRLDFFGDQVEEIRAFDPLTQRTLHHLPEAVILPAAEVFLPGCREADLQAVQDRVVRVAGDRGWPARKVHELLQRIESCRLAEGSEILLPLLHPDPPPPLAYLPPGTPVLLDEPEAVAAAAEAFWERASRNHDLAAAEHRVLSDLEALFLSPAQLHRALEASPRWRLSGLGPRSREDGVIEIRSRLPEPPAPPPAGAAADPAGPAFDRLRSWIEAGDRVVLVTPGERQRQRLARLLAHHGLSPAPETAEVVPAAPGLHLRSGPLTCGFMLPGEALVVLTEDELLGGRRPRRARRRAEAGGETLAFEDLRPGEYVVHRDHGIARFQGLVHLEAGGVPGEYLLLEFRDEDKLYLPVDRLALIQKYVGVEGREPRLDRLGGTRWPAARGRVRKAVREIAHELVELYAARRVRSGTAFSPPDTLFRQFEAAFPYEETPHQAAAIEDVLSDMTSERPMDRLVCGDVGYGKTEVALRAVMKAVVDGRQAAVLVPTTLLAEQHERTFRDRFRAFPVKVGALSRLKPPAEQRRVLAGVASGEIDVVIGTHRLLQPDVRFADLGLVVIDEEHRFGVRHKERLKRLRETVDCLTLTATPIPRTLQLSFLGLRDLSVIDTPPRDRLPVKTFLAEADDAVLREALTRELDRGGQVYFVHNRIQGLERLAEHLGRLVPGARIRTAHGRMPATQLEDIMLAFLKGEIDCLVCTTIIESGIDIPSANTIVINRADRIGLADLYQLRGRVGRAREQAYAYLLVPRLGDLAPEARKRLRAIMELSELGGGYRLAMRDLQIRGAGNILGVSQSGHVAEVGYEMFLELLQQAVEEIRGEPAGERIDPEVHLPVPAFIPEDYVPDVEQRLALYRRMARLADEADFADLADELEDRFGAPPPEVTAMLRVMALKRDLAARNVARLDCTEPRDRATRQRWSHQLVLAFTPAGPPDPDGLLRRVRSDASLRPLPDGRLKVFFRPAPGEDLLAAAARALQAVPEKAT, from the coding sequence GTGAACACCGATCGCCTCCTGGACCACCTGCTCGCCGGCCCCTCGCCGCCCTCCCGGGCGGTGGACGTCACCGGCCTGGCCGGCTCGGCCCCGGCATGGATCCTCTCGCGCCTGGCGGGCCGCCTCCGCCGCCCCGTGCTCTGGGTGACGGCCGACCCCGCCCGGGCCGAACAGGCGGCGGCGGATCTGGCCTTCTTCACATCGGCCCCGGTCCTGCCCTTCCCCGCGCCCGAGGCCCTGCCCTTCGTCCCCATGATGCCGGCCCCGGAGATCGCGGCCCGGCGGGTGGGGACCCTCTACCAGGCCGCGACCGGCGAGGGCTTCCGGGTGGTGATCGCGCCGGTCCAGGCCCTGCTCCGCCGCACCCTGCCACCGGAGGTCCTCCTCGCCGAGGTGGAATACGTGGCCGCCGGCGAGGAAGCGGACCGCGACGGGCTCACCGCCTGGTTGGTGGCCCGGGGCTACCAGCGCACCCGCCTGGTCCAGGCCCCGGGCGAGTTCAGCGTGCGCGGCAGCCTCCTGGACCTCTTCCCGCCCCTCCACGACCGGCCCATCCGGCTGGACTTCTTCGGGGACCAGGTGGAAGAGATCCGGGCCTTCGATCCCCTCACGCAGCGGACCCTCCACCACCTCCCGGAGGCGGTGATCCTCCCCGCCGCGGAGGTCTTCCTGCCGGGCTGCCGCGAGGCGGACCTCCAGGCCGTTCAAGACCGGGTGGTCCGGGTCGCGGGCGACCGCGGCTGGCCGGCCCGGAAGGTCCACGAGCTCCTGCAGCGGATCGAGTCCTGCCGCCTCGCGGAGGGCTCGGAAATCCTCCTCCCCCTGCTGCACCCCGACCCGCCGCCGCCCCTGGCCTACCTCCCCCCCGGGACCCCCGTCCTCCTGGACGAGCCCGAGGCGGTGGCGGCCGCCGCCGAGGCCTTCTGGGAGCGGGCCTCCCGGAACCACGACCTGGCGGCGGCGGAGCACCGGGTCCTCTCGGACCTGGAGGCGCTCTTCCTCTCCCCGGCCCAGCTCCACCGAGCCCTGGAGGCGTCTCCCCGCTGGCGCCTCTCCGGGCTCGGCCCCCGAAGCCGGGAAGACGGCGTCATCGAGATCCGCTCCAGGCTCCCCGAGCCACCCGCGCCGCCGCCCGCCGGGGCGGCGGCCGACCCGGCGGGCCCGGCCTTCGACCGCCTCCGGTCCTGGATCGAGGCCGGCGACCGGGTGGTGCTGGTGACCCCGGGGGAGCGGCAGCGGCAGCGGCTGGCGCGGCTCCTGGCCCACCACGGGCTCTCCCCCGCCCCGGAGACGGCGGAGGTGGTGCCGGCCGCCCCAGGACTCCACCTGCGCTCGGGCCCCCTCACCTGCGGGTTCATGCTGCCGGGCGAGGCCCTGGTGGTCCTCACCGAGGACGAACTCCTCGGCGGCCGGCGGCCGCGCCGGGCCCGCCGGCGCGCCGAGGCCGGGGGCGAGACCCTCGCCTTCGAGGACCTCAGGCCCGGCGAGTACGTGGTCCACAGGGACCACGGTATCGCGCGCTTCCAGGGCCTGGTGCACCTCGAGGCCGGGGGCGTGCCGGGGGAATACCTCCTCCTCGAGTTCCGGGACGAGGACAAGCTCTACCTCCCGGTGGATCGCCTCGCCCTCATCCAAAAGTACGTCGGCGTGGAGGGACGGGAACCGAGGCTCGACCGCCTCGGCGGCACCCGGTGGCCCGCCGCCCGCGGCCGGGTCCGAAAGGCCGTCCGCGAGATCGCCCACGAACTGGTGGAGCTCTACGCCGCCCGCCGGGTCCGGAGCGGGACCGCCTTCTCCCCGCCGGACACCCTCTTCCGCCAGTTCGAGGCCGCCTTCCCCTACGAGGAGACCCCGCACCAGGCGGCCGCCATCGAGGACGTCCTCTCGGACATGACCTCCGAGCGCCCCATGGACCGCCTGGTCTGCGGCGACGTGGGCTACGGCAAGACCGAGGTGGCCCTCCGGGCCGTGATGAAGGCCGTGGTGGACGGCCGGCAGGCGGCGGTCCTCGTGCCCACCACTCTCCTGGCCGAGCAGCACGAGCGCACCTTCCGGGACAGGTTCCGCGCCTTCCCGGTGAAGGTGGGCGCCCTCTCCCGGCTCAAGCCCCCCGCCGAACAGCGGCGGGTCCTGGCGGGCGTGGCCTCGGGCGAGATCGACGTGGTCATCGGAACCCACCGTCTCCTCCAGCCCGATGTCCGGTTCGCCGATCTCGGCCTCGTGGTCATCGACGAGGAGCACCGCTTCGGCGTCCGCCACAAGGAGCGGCTCAAGCGCCTGCGCGAGACCGTGGACTGCCTCACCCTCACGGCCACCCCCATCCCCCGGACCCTCCAGCTCTCCTTCCTCGGGCTCCGGGACCTCTCGGTCATCGACACCCCGCCGCGGGACCGGCTCCCGGTGAAGACCTTCCTCGCCGAGGCCGACGACGCCGTCCTCCGGGAAGCCCTCACCCGGGAACTCGACCGCGGCGGCCAGGTCTACTTCGTCCACAACCGGATCCAGGGCCTGGAACGCCTGGCGGAGCACCTGGGGCGCCTCGTCCCCGGGGCCCGGATCCGCACCGCCCACGGACGCATGCCCGCCACGCAGCTCGAAGACATCATGCTCGCCTTCCTGAAGGGCGAGATCGACTGCCTGGTCTGCACCACCATCATCGAGTCGGGCATCGACATCCCCTCGGCCAACACCATCGTCATCAACCGGGCCGACCGCATCGGCCTCGCCGACCTCTACCAGCTGCGGGGACGGGTGGGCCGCGCCCGGGAGCAGGCCTACGCCTACCTCCTGGTCCCCCGACTGGGAGACCTGGCACCCGAGGCCCGAAAGCGCCTCCGGGCCATCATGGAACTGTCGGAGCTCGGCGGCGGCTACCGCCTGGCCATGCGCGACCTCCAGATCCGGGGCGCGGGCAACATCCTGGGCGTCTCGCAATCGGGCCACGTGGCCGAGGTCGGCTACGAGATGTTCCTGGAGCTTCTCCAGCAGGCGGTGGAAGAGATCCGCGGCGAACCCGCCGGGGAGCGGATCGACCCGGAGGTGCACCTCCCGGTCCCGGCCTTCATCCCGGAGGACTACGTCCCGGACGTGGAACAGCGCCTGGCCCTCTACCGCCGGATGGCCCGGCTGGCGGACGAGGCCGACTTCGCGGACCTCGCCGACGAACTGGAGGATCGCTTCGGCGCCCCCCCGCCCGAGGTGACGGCCATGCTCCGGGTCATGGCCCTCAAGCGGGACCTCGCCGCACGGAACGTGGCGCGCCTCGACTGCACCGAGCCCCGGGACCGGGCCACGCGGCAGCGATGGTCCCACCAGCTCGTCCTCGCCTTCACCCCGGCGGGCCCACCCGACCCCGACGGGCTCCTCCGGCGGGTCCGCTCCGACGCCTCCCTCCGGCCGCTCCCGGACGGCCGGCTCAAGGTCTTCTTCCGCCCCGCGCCGGGGGAGGACCTCCTGGCGGCCGCCGCCCGCGCCTTGCAGGCCGTGCCCGAAAAAGCTACATAG
- a CDS encoding peptidylprolyl isomerase, which produces MRLPALPTGTLRLLGAVLLLALAPASAARAGHTVDRIVAVVNDQAITLSELEEKARPALAAAGRTDRRRVLAEVLDRMVDDILVTEEAKRLHIEVSDAEVRDTMARIAKSNGTTVEAMLQELARQGIDRERYESELKNQILRARVVNFRVRSQVVVTPADVEAAIRELPPEKTPKAPKGPQYVLRHILFMPRGQGPEAEAEARRRAEAALKALDAGEDFAALAARYSDAPTGQDGGYLGAFSPEDLSPEIRRVVEHLPAGGHSPVVLTPSGFQIFQLQEVLRGPEAARRLLEEKVRARLYQRQFERRLEEWVRELRKKAAIRILL; this is translated from the coding sequence ATGCGCCTGCCCGCCCTCCCGACCGGAACCCTCCGCCTCCTGGGCGCCGTCCTCCTCCTGGCCCTGGCCCCGGCCTCCGCCGCCCGCGCCGGCCATACCGTGGACCGCATCGTGGCCGTGGTGAACGACCAGGCCATCACCCTCTCGGAGCTGGAGGAGAAGGCCCGGCCCGCCCTGGCGGCCGCCGGCCGCACCGACCGCCGTCGGGTCCTCGCCGAGGTCCTCGACCGCATGGTGGACGACATCCTGGTGACCGAGGAGGCCAAGCGGCTCCACATCGAGGTCTCCGACGCCGAGGTCCGGGACACCATGGCCCGGATCGCCAAGAGCAACGGGACCACGGTGGAGGCCATGCTGCAGGAGCTGGCCCGCCAGGGCATCGACCGGGAGCGCTACGAATCGGAGTTGAAGAACCAGATCCTGCGGGCGCGGGTGGTCAACTTCCGGGTCCGGTCCCAGGTGGTGGTCACCCCCGCCGACGTGGAGGCCGCCATCCGGGAGCTGCCGCCGGAAAAGACCCCGAAGGCCCCGAAAGGGCCCCAGTACGTGCTGCGCCACATCCTCTTCATGCCCCGGGGCCAAGGACCGGAAGCCGAGGCCGAGGCCCGCCGCCGCGCCGAGGCGGCCCTGAAGGCCCTGGATGCGGGCGAAGACTTCGCGGCGCTGGCCGCCCGCTACTCCGACGCCCCCACCGGGCAGGACGGAGGCTATCTCGGAGCCTTTTCCCCGGAGGACCTCTCCCCGGAGATCCGCCGGGTGGTGGAACACCTCCCGGCGGGGGGCCACAGCCCGGTGGTGCTGACCCCGTCCGGGTTCCAGATCTTCCAGCTCCAGGAGGTCCTGCGCGGCCCGGAGGCCGCCCGGCGGCTTTTGGAGGAGAAGGTTCGTGCCCGGCTCTACCAGCGCCAGTTCGAGAGGCGGCTGGAGGAATGGGTCCGGGAGCTTCGAAAGAAGGCGGCCATCCGGATCCTCCTGTGA
- a CDS encoding response regulator, which yields MNKAPTDLPAGEIRILIAEDDKNIGDLITELLSGEGRELTVVHDGAEALRLLKQRPYDLLITDLMMPGVDGMEVLHQARRLHPQILVIIITGYASLETAIQAVKEGAYDYLRKPFRLDELKISVDNACERIQLLRENRYLLERLRGAPETPGEPGGGKAPEAGRHPAPPSYFGTEWLPPAYFQAEKIAPDEALSELERLGRLLQQGLIDENEFAALKKRLIGRLV from the coding sequence ATGAACAAGGCCCCCACCGACCTCCCCGCCGGCGAGATCCGCATCCTCATCGCGGAGGACGACAAGAACATCGGGGATCTCATCACCGAGCTCCTCTCCGGGGAGGGCCGCGAACTCACGGTGGTCCACGACGGGGCCGAGGCCCTGCGCCTCCTCAAGCAGCGGCCCTACGACCTCCTCATCACAGACCTCATGATGCCCGGGGTGGACGGCATGGAGGTGCTGCACCAGGCCCGCCGGCTCCATCCCCAGATCCTGGTGATCATCATCACGGGCTACGCCTCCCTGGAGACCGCCATCCAGGCCGTGAAGGAGGGGGCCTACGACTACCTCCGCAAGCCCTTCCGCCTGGACGAGCTCAAGATCAGCGTGGACAACGCCTGCGAGCGCATCCAGCTGCTCCGGGAGAACCGCTACCTCCTGGAACGCCTCCGGGGGGCCCCGGAGACCCCCGGCGAGCCCGGCGGCGGAAAGGCCCCGGAGGCGGGCCGGCACCCCGCGCCGCCGAGCTACTTCGGCACCGAGTGGCTCCCGCCCGCCTACTTCCAGGCGGAAAAGATCGCCCCGGACGAGGCCCTGTCCGAGCTCGAACGGCTGGGACGGCTCCTCCAGCAGGGGCTCATCGACGAAAACGAGTTCGCCGCCCTGAAGAAGCGGCTCATCGGGCGGCTGGTCTGA
- a CDS encoding DUF6178 family protein translates to MTRSPSTSPEPTLERLAADPERLLRLPPAEAERLMNALSPEDQASLVLLAPWSRRQELLLLSARSGELVPGLPVEEFFWTVKAVGPRDALPLLRLAAPAQLQFIFDLDWWHKDTLRPEKVAAWLILLLEAGEDAAAAWLRWIAARDLELLAALFRLFARVERRPDDMDFMEARDRLPPFTLDDLYFVAFHRQEWQPLLARYLDLLLQFDPPAYRAVMEELVSGLPTENLEAAYRWRAARLVDFGVPEHGEALDIYARLSPARVHRLTALEARAAASGTPAVPSFVPTLYLGPMEAVRRAVEGIAGTPAMERVLHEWVWAANKLLVVDDVDLDDPAALEEALRRVTAHVNLGLEILSEAWGQAPPEVLASATVEDVIRVALTRVREAVAGVRRLHQAGVFPEGLRLLEDDLAQAVSGLFRTPPLYYDAGAGTHRPFQDLAEVSAAARASDRAAAWFGLAEVLSPHWRRWPEVLPAAGVNLAGLRELTWPRGLLTALAVLELEGIAEVRPVPEERLAELRRAWFESAPAGPVRLRPGLAADLAGRFRVAAGGAVPEGIPLPEMVAEAMGRLASDWEGLAWETAPDGRFVTALLVGLEAD, encoded by the coding sequence ATGACGCGTTCTCCCTCGACCTCTCCCGAGCCCACCCTCGAACGGCTTGCCGCGGATCCGGAGCGGCTCCTCCGGCTGCCCCCGGCCGAGGCGGAGCGGCTCATGAACGCGCTCTCCCCGGAGGACCAGGCCAGCCTGGTGTTGCTGGCTCCCTGGTCGAGGCGGCAGGAACTCCTCCTCCTCTCCGCCAGATCGGGGGAACTGGTCCCGGGCCTTCCGGTGGAGGAGTTCTTCTGGACCGTGAAGGCCGTGGGGCCGAGGGACGCGCTGCCGCTCCTGCGCCTGGCCGCCCCGGCCCAGCTCCAGTTCATCTTCGACCTCGACTGGTGGCACAAGGACACGCTTCGGCCCGAGAAGGTGGCGGCCTGGCTGATCCTCCTCCTGGAGGCCGGGGAGGATGCGGCGGCGGCCTGGCTGAGGTGGATCGCGGCGCGGGACCTGGAGCTGCTGGCGGCGCTTTTCCGCCTCTTCGCCCGCGTGGAACGCCGGCCGGACGACATGGACTTCATGGAGGCCCGCGATCGGCTCCCGCCCTTCACCCTGGACGACCTCTACTTCGTGGCCTTCCACCGCCAGGAGTGGCAGCCGCTCCTGGCCCGTTACCTGGACCTGCTCCTCCAGTTCGACCCGCCCGCCTACCGGGCGGTGATGGAAGAGCTGGTCTCGGGGCTCCCCACGGAGAACCTCGAGGCGGCCTACCGGTGGCGGGCTGCCCGCCTCGTGGACTTCGGCGTGCCCGAGCACGGCGAGGCCCTGGACATCTACGCGCGCCTGTCTCCCGCCCGGGTCCACCGCCTGACCGCCCTCGAGGCGCGGGCCGCGGCGTCCGGGACCCCCGCCGTGCCGTCCTTCGTCCCCACCCTCTACCTCGGGCCCATGGAGGCGGTGCGCCGGGCCGTGGAGGGGATCGCCGGTACGCCGGCCATGGAGCGGGTGCTCCACGAGTGGGTATGGGCGGCCAACAAGCTCCTCGTGGTGGACGACGTGGACCTCGACGACCCGGCCGCCCTGGAGGAGGCTCTGCGGCGCGTCACCGCCCACGTGAACCTGGGTCTCGAGATCCTCTCCGAGGCTTGGGGCCAGGCCCCCCCGGAGGTCCTGGCCTCGGCCACGGTGGAGGACGTGATCCGCGTGGCCCTCACCCGGGTCCGGGAGGCCGTGGCGGGAGTCCGGCGCCTGCACCAGGCCGGGGTCTTCCCGGAGGGATTGCGCCTCCTCGAGGACGATCTGGCCCAGGCGGTGTCGGGTCTCTTCCGCACGCCGCCCCTCTACTACGACGCCGGGGCCGGGACGCACCGCCCCTTCCAGGACCTCGCCGAGGTCTCCGCCGCCGCTCGGGCCTCCGACCGAGCGGCGGCCTGGTTCGGGCTCGCGGAGGTCCTCTCCCCCCACTGGCGCCGATGGCCGGAGGTCCTGCCCGCCGCAGGGGTGAACCTGGCGGGGCTCCGGGAGCTGACCTGGCCGCGGGGCCTCCTCACCGCCCTGGCCGTCCTGGAACTGGAGGGCATCGCCGAGGTCCGCCCCGTGCCCGAGGAACGGCTGGCCGAGCTGCGGCGGGCCTGGTTCGAATCCGCGCCCGCGGGGCCGGTGCGTCTCCGACCCGGGCTGGCGGCGGATCTGGCCGGTCGCTTCCGGGTCGCCGCCGGAGGGGCGGTTCCGGAAGGGATCCCGCTCCCGGAGATGGTGGCCGAGGCCATGGGCCGCCTCGCTTCGGACTGGGAGGGCCTCGCCTGGGAGACGGCCCCGGACGGCCGCTTCGTCACCGCCCTCCTCGTGGGCCTCGAGGCCGATTGA
- the cobI gene encoding precorrin-2 C(20)-methyltransferase: protein MSPGPAGYGRFYGVGVGPGDPELITVRAARVLGRVDVVFSACAHGDGESLARRIAEPYLAPSARVVPLHFPMTRNRREVEAAWDENARRVLGVLEAPADAAFITLGDPSTFSTFTYLWRRLSALAPGLEAEVVPGITSYQAAAAQAGEPLAEGEESLVIVSGAKGGAQVERFRALADNLVVLKVYRRAEEVARALREGSELEGVVVSRCGLPGERVHRGLDALTAGSDSYYTLVIAKNRRRREWPLA from the coding sequence GTGAGCCCAGGCCCCGCGGGATACGGCCGCTTCTACGGGGTGGGCGTGGGCCCCGGCGACCCCGAGCTCATCACCGTCCGGGCCGCCCGGGTCCTGGGCCGGGTGGACGTGGTCTTCAGCGCCTGCGCTCACGGGGACGGCGAGAGCCTGGCCCGGCGGATCGCCGAGCCGTACCTGGCGCCCTCCGCCCGGGTGGTGCCGCTCCATTTTCCCATGACCCGGAACCGGCGCGAGGTGGAGGCGGCCTGGGACGAAAACGCCCGCCGGGTGCTCGGCGTCCTCGAGGCCCCGGCCGACGCCGCCTTCATCACCCTGGGCGATCCCAGCACCTTTTCCACATTCACCTACCTGTGGCGGCGCCTTTCGGCCCTGGCACCGGGTCTCGAGGCGGAGGTGGTGCCGGGGATCACCTCCTACCAGGCCGCCGCCGCCCAGGCCGGCGAGCCCCTGGCCGAGGGGGAGGAATCCCTGGTGATCGTCTCCGGCGCCAAGGGCGGGGCCCAGGTGGAGCGCTTCCGGGCCCTGGCCGACAACCTCGTGGTCCTCAAGGTCTACCGGCGGGCCGAGGAGGTCGCCCGGGCGCTCCGGGAGGGGAGCGAACTCGAGGGGGTGGTGGTGAGCCGGTGCGGGCTCCCGGGGGAGCGGGTGCACCGGGGCCTCGATGCCCTGACCGCCGGAAGCGATTCCTACTATACCCTGGTCATCGCCAAGAACCGGCGCCGGCGGGAGTGGCCGCTGGCCTGA
- the recO gene encoding DNA repair protein RecO: MPDLLVLSAIVIGGRDLGESDRLVTLFTLEAGKTRVVAKGAKRSRRRFLNALEPFTRICARVAPPRTSGLGRLDGADVLASPPDFAARFEAYPHAALCGELADLWFREGDPQPGAYRLLDDLVRALAAPGADPARLSLWFQARVLALAGYGPTWDRCPRCGRPAAGVDLPFSLEGGGPVCCRPGEDPALRVSAGTLRTLSHLAAKPMERLDRLRISPATLEEGLRLLRRLHCHHLQRMPASYRVLAEFARPPAGRPAGNDDAP; the protein is encoded by the coding sequence ATGCCTGATCTCCTCGTGCTGTCCGCCATCGTGATCGGGGGCCGCGACCTCGGCGAATCCGACCGCCTGGTCACCCTCTTCACCCTGGAAGCGGGCAAGACCCGGGTGGTGGCCAAGGGCGCCAAGCGGAGCCGGCGCCGCTTCCTGAACGCCCTGGAGCCCTTCACCCGGATCTGCGCCCGGGTGGCCCCGCCGCGGACCTCGGGGCTCGGCCGCCTCGACGGGGCCGACGTCCTGGCCTCGCCGCCGGACTTCGCCGCCCGGTTCGAGGCCTACCCCCACGCGGCCCTCTGCGGCGAGTTGGCGGACCTGTGGTTCCGGGAGGGCGACCCGCAGCCGGGAGCCTACCGGCTCCTGGACGACCTCGTCCGGGCCCTGGCGGCCCCCGGCGCCGACCCGGCCCGCCTCTCCCTCTGGTTCCAGGCCAGGGTCCTCGCCCTGGCGGGCTACGGTCCCACGTGGGACCGGTGCCCCCGGTGCGGCCGGCCGGCCGCCGGGGTGGACCTCCCCTTCAGCCTCGAAGGCGGAGGGCCCGTCTGCTGCCGCCCCGGGGAGGACCCGGCCCTCCGGGTGAGCGCCGGCACCCTTCGGACCTTATCCCATCTGGCCGCCAAGCCGATGGAGAGACTGGACCGCCTGCGCATCTCGCCGGCCACCCTCGAGGAAGGCCTGCGACTGCTCCGGCGGCTCCATTGCCATCATCTCCAGCGGATGCCGGCCTCCTACCGGGTCTTGGCGGAGTTCGCCCGCCCGCCCGCCGGCCGGCCCGCCGGGAACGACGACGCACCATGA
- a CDS encoding ABC transporter substrate-binding protein — MGRWLRMGRRRLPWGVQACLACLACLAGLAPAAGSAAAVRVVDDLGTDVVLERPAGRIVCLYGGLTEIVCALGLDGALVGCTRGETYPPSVRAKPRVGTHLRPNLELILGLAPDLVLQGGGRAEAAVTVARLRARGIPAAVFNPADFEGLFSTIRRIGVLTGRPAAARRLVADMERRLQAVRALVPRGAPRPKVFFEVNETSLIAAGARSIVDAVIEQAGGRNVVRVPKRLVRCDLEFLLAAAPDVYVIQEGVMNPAPSDPRRRPNFALLPAVRAGRILRVDEALFSRPGPRSVQAVELLHAFLYPRAAEVAP; from the coding sequence ATGGGACGGTGGCTGCGCATGGGGAGACGGCGCCTGCCGTGGGGCGTCCAGGCATGCCTGGCATGCCTGGCATGCCTGGCCGGGCTCGCCCCGGCGGCCGGGTCCGCCGCGGCGGTTCGGGTGGTGGACGACCTCGGCACCGATGTGGTCCTCGAGCGGCCCGCCGGGCGCATCGTGTGCCTCTACGGCGGGCTCACCGAGATCGTCTGCGCCCTCGGCCTCGACGGGGCCTTGGTCGGCTGCACCCGGGGCGAGACCTACCCGCCCTCGGTCCGGGCGAAGCCCCGGGTCGGCACCCACCTGCGGCCCAACCTCGAGCTGATCCTGGGGCTGGCGCCCGACCTCGTGCTCCAGGGCGGCGGCCGGGCCGAGGCCGCCGTGACCGTGGCCCGGCTCCGGGCCCGGGGGATCCCGGCGGCCGTCTTCAACCCGGCCGACTTCGAGGGCCTCTTCTCCACCATCCGGCGCATCGGCGTGCTCACCGGCCGGCCGGCCGCCGCCCGGCGCCTGGTGGCCGACATGGAGCGGCGGCTCCAGGCGGTCCGGGCCTTGGTGCCCCGGGGCGCCCCGCGCCCGAAGGTCTTCTTCGAGGTCAACGAGACCTCCCTCATCGCCGCGGGGGCCCGGAGCATCGTGGACGCCGTCATCGAGCAGGCGGGCGGGCGGAACGTGGTCCGCGTCCCCAAGCGCCTGGTGCGGTGCGACCTCGAGTTCCTGCTGGCCGCGGCGCCGGACGTCTACGTGATCCAGGAGGGGGTCATGAACCCGGCTCCGTCGGATCCCCGGCGGCGGCCGAACTTCGCCCTCCTGCCTGCGGTCCGGGCCGGCCGGATCCTCCGGGTGGACGAGGCCCTCTTCTCGCGGCCGGGGCCCCGGTCCGTGCAGGCCGTGGAGCTCCTCCACGCCTTCCTCTACCCCCGGGCGGCCGAGGTGGCGCCGTGA